CGGTGCTGGTCTATCCCGGCGGTGACTGGGAGGTGCACCGCCCGACCTGGGAGGAGGATCGCGTCGATTTCGCCGGGCGCACCGGTTTCCTCCGCCTGGCCTGGAAGGAGCGGGTGCCGATCGTGCCGGTGGTGAACATCGGTGCGCAGCAGACCCAGCTGGTACTCACCCGTGGGGACCGGATCGCCCGCCTGCTGCGGCTGGACCGGATGCTGCGCCTGAAGGTGTTCCCGATCTCGATCGCCCTTCCCTGGGGACTGGACATCGGTGACCTCGCGGGACATCTGCCCCTGCCCAGCAAGATCATCGTCGAGTTCCTGGACCCGATCGATCTGCGGGCCGAATTCGATGCCGAACTCGATGTCGAGGCGGCCTACGAGCACGTCACCGGAATAATGCAGGGCGCGCTGAGCAGGCTGGACGAGGAACGCGACCTGCCGATCGTCGGGTGACCACGGGTGGCGGGGCAATTCCGGCCGCTACTCCGGATTTTCATGGTACCGTTCGTAACATATATCCCTTTCGTGTGATGGAGGTCTCCCATGCGCGATGCGGCGCATGAAACGGTCGCATGGTTCGCCGCGCCGGGCGCAGAGGGCGGCGGAGCGGCGCTGGACCAAGTGGCGATCATGACCGGCGCCGCCGGGCTCGTCGCCCTCGTGTTGCTGTGGGTCGGCTATTTGCATCGCACCCGGCGGATCACCTGGCTGCAGCGGCTCGCCGACCGCCTCGGGCGGCTGTTCAACCGCCCCGGCTGGGTGGCCCTGCCGCTCGCGATGTTCCTCGCGACAATCCTGACCGCCCTGTTGGGCTTCATCTGGGACGTCAGCCTGCACGTGGGCAACGGCCGGGACAACGGGCCGCTGGCCAATCCGGCGCACTACTTCATCCTGGCGGGCTTGTTCTTCTTGTTCACCGCGGGGATGTCGGCCATCGTGCTGCCACTGGACGAAAAGCCCGGCGCCGCGGCGGTGCGCATCACCCGCGGCTGGTACGCACCCGTCGGCGGCATCCTCATCGCGGGATCCGGCCTCTACGCTCTGATCGGCTTCCCGCTCGATGACGTCTGGCATCGGCTGTTCGGTCAGGACGTCACGCTCTGGGGGCCGACGCATCTGATGCTCATCGGCGGCGCCGGCCTGTCGCTGGTCGGTGTGCTGCTGCTCGAGTTCGAGGGCAGGCACAGCCGACCCGACCCGGACCGAGCCGACGGCAGACTGATGTGGCTGTTGCGGTCCTTCGCCTTCGGCGGCCTGCTCATCGGACTGTCGGTCTTCCAGGTGGAATACGACTTCGGAGTGCAGCAGTTCCGGCTCGTCCTGCAGCCGATGCTGATCGCCGCCGCGGCCTCCGTCTCCCTGGTCGCCGCTCGCGCCAGCCTGGGGCCGTTGAGCACCCTGGTGGTGGTGGGCTTCGCCGCCGCGGTCCGTGCGGTGGTGGCGGTGCTGGTCGGCGGCCCGATCATCGACGCGCCACGCAATGTCTTCCCGCTCTACCTGGGCTGCGCGATCGTGGTGGAACTGCTCGCGCTGCTGCCGCTCACCCGTCGACCCATCTGGTGGGGCGCGGTGTGCGGACTCGCGATCGCGACGGTCGGGCTGTGGCTCGAATCCCTCTGGGTTCGTGCGATGTTCGTCAATCCGTGGCCTGCGGCGATGTGGCCTGAACTGCTCGCGA
Above is a genomic segment from Nocardia sputorum containing:
- a CDS encoding lysophospholipid acyltransferase family protein; amino-acid sequence: MSVFRTAAGTVDQAANWVARQVKARVPTADPADRDPGFIADTMDIGWLLVRLYFRAEVRGLERIPPEGPVLLVSNHSGGNVSPEVMVTTLAFVRRFGPDRPFFQLAHDMVMAYPVIGSLLRRFGTVSADPGNATQALRAGAAVLVYPGGDWEVHRPTWEEDRVDFAGRTGFLRLAWKERVPIVPVVNIGAQQTQLVLTRGDRIARLLRLDRMLRLKVFPISIALPWGLDIGDLAGHLPLPSKIIVEFLDPIDLRAEFDAELDVEAAYEHVTGIMQGALSRLDEERDLPIVG